Proteins found in one Thalassomonas actiniarum genomic segment:
- a CDS encoding Ig-like domain-containing protein, giving the protein MQQHKNLIRKCALAMAITLSSATMAADYSEFAVMPTASNDGLSFDADGNLYVSHAGNFVGGALSGTSVRKITLDGTISDAATGLSGPIGNRFDSSGNMYVANFNTGEITKVTPQGVSSTFAQLGNASGIIINSQDELFVSSYLESVIYKITPDGESELWLAGEGLDGPVGIDLDEAGNLYVGNYNDGRIFKIASDKSITELARAPDYTGHIAYANNMIYTTALENDLIYQIPVNGGDTLELEGSAEAGFIFPNGITSSPDGSKLYVSNFESNQIILVENFVPAAEDDQVTTSQNTALVIDILANDIDHGVPLDRTSVNIITGPENGSVTVDEIDGSIIYIPDIVFNGEDNFVYSVSNSNGASSNKARVAITVTQSETAARSSGSSGGSFGASLLCLLLLVPGRKLLSALKQG; this is encoded by the coding sequence ATGCAGCAACATAAAAATTTGATCCGTAAGTGCGCCCTGGCCATGGCGATAACTTTATCCTCGGCAACAATGGCGGCCGACTATAGCGAATTTGCGGTCATGCCGACAGCCAGCAATGATGGCCTGAGCTTTGATGCCGATGGCAACTTATACGTTTCTCACGCCGGTAATTTTGTCGGTGGCGCTTTATCCGGCACCAGTGTCCGTAAAATAACCTTAGACGGCACGATATCGGATGCCGCCACAGGGCTGTCGGGGCCGATAGGCAACCGGTTTGATTCCAGCGGCAATATGTACGTTGCCAACTTCAATACCGGAGAAATCACCAAAGTCACCCCGCAAGGGGTCAGCTCCACCTTTGCCCAGCTGGGTAATGCCAGCGGTATCATCATTAATTCACAGGATGAACTGTTTGTTTCCAGTTACCTCGAAAGCGTGATTTATAAGATCACCCCGGACGGCGAAAGCGAACTCTGGCTGGCAGGCGAAGGCCTGGACGGCCCGGTCGGCATTGACCTGGATGAAGCAGGCAACCTTTATGTCGGCAACTACAATGACGGCCGGATATTTAAGATCGCAAGCGATAAAAGCATTACCGAACTGGCAAGGGCACCGGATTATACCGGCCATATCGCTTATGCCAATAACATGATTTATACCACGGCGCTTGAAAACGACCTGATTTATCAGATACCGGTTAACGGCGGCGATACCCTGGAACTGGAAGGTTCGGCCGAGGCCGGTTTCATCTTTCCCAACGGTATTACCAGCAGCCCGGACGGCAGCAAGCTTTATGTCTCGAACTTTGAAAGCAACCAAATCATATTGGTTGAAAATTTTGTCCCGGCGGCCGAAGATGACCAGGTGACAACCTCACAAAATACTGCCCTGGTGATAGATATATTGGCCAACGATATTGACCATGGCGTGCCACTGGATCGGACATCGGTTAACATTATCACCGGCCCCGAAAATGGCAGCGTCACTGTAGATGAAATCGACGGCAGCATCATCTATATCCCGGATATTGTGTTTAACGGCGAAGATAACTTTGTTTACAGCGTCAGCAACAGCAATGGCGCCAGCTCAAATAAAGCCAGGGTTGCCATCACAGTAACCCAGAGCGAAACAGCAGCGAGATCTTCCGGCAGCAGCGGCGGTTCATTCGGCGCTTCGTTATTGTGCCTGCTGCTATTAGTGCCGGGCCGAAAATTGTTGTCCGCCCTTAAACAAGGCTGA